TACCCACCCACCTGGGCTTCAAGGAGATGGGCCAGGCTGCACAGACCAGGACAGCTGGGGCACTGCCTGGGAATGCGGGAATGTGGAGCCCTGAGGTCCCCTAGCTGCTGAGTGGGAGGCTGGGACAGGAGATACTCCAGTGTTTGGCCCCTGAAGAAGACTAGAGACTGGGAGCAGAGCGAGGGAGGGACGCTGGAAAAGGAGACATGGACTTTCCCAGGACTGCCAGCCACGCTTGGGGAGGCCTTGGGAGCATGGGGCTCTAGGCAAGTGCATTTTCTCTGAGATAAAGaaatggggggtgtgtgtgtgtggagggtatGGACTTGTCctactcttcattttatttaaactaATACTTGACCTAGAGTCTGCTATGCCAAGCGCCCGGTGCTCTGAGGAATGAGAGGATCAGTACCGGGCCTCCTGGTAGCAACCCCTCGCTCATTTTAGCCACCATTTGTCGGGTGCACAGTCAACTAAGAAACAAGGCAGAGTGAAGAAATGGTGAAATAGGGGTGTTAAATCAGAAGTGAAGGAGCACAGAGGGTGGGGGAGTCATTCCCACTGTGGGCCCTCGAGGACTTCTCCCTGAACAGTATGGCATTTGAGCTGGACCCTCAAGGAAGGTGAGTGAAAATCAGGAGTGAGGAGGGTATTCCAGGCTAAGGAAATGACAGGCACTGACAACAGGGTGAGTGAAGCGTGACTGTTATGAGAGAGTCTGGTGGTAGAGGCTAAGGCTAGGAAGGGAGGTAGGGCATGAACTAGAGAGGGCCATGTGAGCGATATTTATTCcatgggcagtggggagccactaAGTGTTGTTGAGTGAGGGAAAATGGTGCCATCTGACCTATTTTAGGAAGGCAATTCTGACAGCCCTGAGAAGGACTTGTTGGAGGgggaaagactggccctgacagGAATGGAAGGGAGGAGATAAATCGGTTTAGAGATAGACTCCATTCAAAAAAGGCAGAGGGACTGAATGGGGGTGAGGAAGATGGAAGGATCAGGACTCCAggggaagaggagatgaggaccaGGGAAGGGAGTGCAGTTTGTGGGGGAAGAGCTTGGCCTGAGCCCGCTGAGCCCTGGCTGGGCCTCCCTGGATCTCCAGGAATCCACAGGAGGGCATATGCACATGTGCTGCGCAGTGCCAGGCAGATGAGTCATGCTGCTGTGCCATCTCTGGAGTGCAGCCACTGGACACAGAGACCTTCGGCAAGGGGACACAGAGCAGTCctcatccactcattcatccaacaaatagaGCAGCAAAGCTATGCCCACAGAGCCAGCCTTCCCACCGAGGGTCTCCCGCATGCAGGACTCTGTACTGAGCACTGGGCGGGCATCCTCGCATTGAATCTGTACGATCATCTCTGAAGTAAGgtgggagttttgttttgttgtgtttcacCAACTAGCATCCAATTCAGTAAAcgcttattgaacacctactgtatgcagcCCACAAAGACAATCTGAAGTGAGGGGCTACAGAGTCTGGGTAAGGCGTGGGTGGGCATTAGAGTCCCTAGTTGTTTCCACCAGGCCCCAGCCCAGCAGGGTTCTCAGAGGAGAGCCGCTGTCCAGCCTGCACCCCCTTCCTGGGGTGGGAGAAGAAGGAGGGCCCCAAGACCAGCCCAGGGGCTGGGGCTTTGTTTTGGGGAGCTTACTGGGTCAGGTCATCACTGAGGACTTAGTGGTGGGCAGAGATGCTAAGCCCTCCTGCCATCATCCATTAACTCATTTTATTCTCcaaacatttgctgagcacctactatgtgctaggccctGTCACGGGGATACCAGGATGATTAAGACCCAAGCCCACCCTCTGGATGCTCCATGAGGAGCCCAGCCAGGGTGCCACATGTGGCAGTAGCTGCAGCCCTAGGTTGTCCCTTGTCCCTGGAAGAAGATGCAGTGTTTCAGGCAAGGCCAGCACTGGGGAGACCTCAAACCACGTAAGCCCAACATGGAAGAGAGAAGCCAGTGGACAACAGGACATTTGAAGTAAAGACCCGGGAAATCAGCCCTCAAAACGACCCTTGAAGAGTATAACACTGGAGCCCGGTGCGAAATGCGAAAGGCAGCTGAGAGCTCTGTAAGGGTGGCCTTTCCTCCCCAGCTGCCATCTTACTCAGCACCCTCCAACCTCACTGTCCCCGGTGCACGGGGACTTCAGAGACAGGGGCGCCAGCACTCCACAAGCAGTGTTCTCCTTcagaagagagaaggagacaggAGGAGTGCCCACGCGAGTCGGAGCTACAAACGGAGAGGGCCGTGGAAGGAGTTGCACCCCTATTATTACAACGAGAGTGAGGTTAATACTTAGAGTTTACTTCAGCCTGAAAGCTGGGGGGTTGTGGCTCCCATCCCTTAGGTTTTCTGAGAGCAACAGTTTCCAAGCTCTAGGATTTCATGGATCAGTAAAATCTGAGGGAAAAACGTTGGTATCTGACATAAAGTTGCCAAATTTTTGTATTGCCAAGTAAgcccatttaaaaataactaccatCTCTTATCACAATTATTTCATCAAAGTGAATTTTTAACgccaaaaaatagtaataatgtcGGTGCTTGAACACGTGAGTATATTTAAGTCCATGAAAACTCATTCCAGTAGTCCTTAATCTTGTTTTGCTGGGAACCCAGAGCAGTCAGCGGACAGGTGACTGAGCTGGGGTTGGGGCTGAGGCTGCGGTGGACAGCCCTGCTCTGGCctggggccctccaggaccacccaggaGTGGGGCAGGTGAAGggctctgaggtcacacagcaggagaTCCTTGGGGGTGTCCTTGGAGTGGTTGGGGGAGAGGCTGCCTGCCTCCCCAGGCACTGCAGGCAAGCCCTGGAGCACGACCTCTCCTTGGCTCACCAGAAACTCCGAGGAACCACCCATGGAAAGAAGCTGCCCCTGGACATGCTGGTGCTGGAGGATGAGAAGAACCACGGAGCTCAGAGTCCGGCCTTACAAAAGGTTAAGGTAAGCGCCAGCAGAACGCAGTATCTGTGCTCAGGACAGTCCGGGCAGTCATGGCCTTCCTCTTCCTATTGTGGTCCACGAACCAGCAGCTCGGCACCCCCTGGGAGCATGTCAGCAGCATCTGGCCCCACCCTACACCTGCTGAATCGGAACCTGCACGAGTACAAGATCCCAGGGGACTCATTTTGGAAGCCCCAGTGATAAGGCAGCCATACAGCAGGACATGATGCAGGGGTTAAGGGGCTGAGGGAGCCTGTGTGTGCTGAGATCTCCATGCTGATAAGAGAAAGCCAGTTTCCAGACCTCCATGTGGAAGATGATCCCATAGGACGCATGTCTGAAAGGGCATCAAGCAGACCATGACAGAAGTTACCTCTGAGAGAGAAGGCTTTCtcttcatactttttatgcttctgtattactttttttaaaattttttaatttttgttttctgtgaggaagatcagccctgagcttacatccgatgccagtcctcctctttttcccgaggaagactggccctgggctaacatccgtccccatcttcctccactttataggggacgccgccacagcatggcttgacaaggagtGCGTCAGTGtgttcccgggatccgaacctacgaacccgggctgccgcagcggagggcgcgcacttaatcactacgccacgggccggccacttattttttatttttaacgttAATTATGTATTACTTTCAtgatcatacacacacaaatggaaTGGCATGGAGAGCCGATCCGGATCCTGTTGTGACGGCCTGGGTTAAGAATTGCCTCTGAGATTCCTTCATCAACTCCCCACCCTATGTGGGGCCTTGAAGCTGGGCAGTTTTGAGGCAGCCGCCTCAAGCCTCCCTTGGCCCCCGATCTGAGACATCCGTGTCCTGGTCTCATCTGCTTTTCCTTGTCCTGGGCAGGAGAGCTAGACCTGGATTCTTTCTCTCTTGAGACGGTCTCCCTATCCTCCCTCTCAAGCTTAGCTCGGGGTGAGGAGCGCAGCTAAGCCCCCAAACTCTGTGTCCCAGCACGGGGGTTGATGGGCCGTTCCCACGCAGGGCCAAGAGCGTGTGCGGAAGACATCCTTAGACCTGCGGCGGGAGATCATCGACGTGGGCGGGATCCAGAACCTCATCAAGCTGCGGAAAAAACGGAAGCAGAAGAAGCGAGAAGCCCTGGCCGCCCCCCAGGAGCCGCCTCCAGAGCCCGAGGAGATAGTAAGGGTCCCGAGGACGACACCTGTGTGGGTAGGGGGAGACCGGGAGGGCCTGGGATCGCTGCGGGGCGGCCCTCCATGGCTGCATTCACGCCCTCCAGACCGGTCCTGTGGACGGCGAGACATTCCTGAAAGCGGCGGTGGAGGGGAAAATGAAGGTCATTGAGAAGTTCCTGGCCGATGGGGGTTCCCCTGACACCTGCGATCAGGTGATATTCCCACCCGCCCCTGCGCCTGTGCCTGCCTCCCTTTCAGAGTTGCCACGCCCACCCCGCCCACTTGTGGGCCTGTTTGAGAACTGGCATCCGGTGTCCTTTGGGAGGAAGGCGCTGGGAAGATTTGGGATGCCCCCTTCCCCACACAGGAATTTATCTAAATCCTTAGACCCTTTTCAACTTGAACCACTTCCAGAGTAACAAATGTCAGGGGGTTTtttagagaagaaagaggagtggAATCAAATAAAAAGAGCCCAAGACCAGGAGATTTGGGCTGGAGTCCCATCTCTGCCACTCCTTTGCTTTGTGACCTGCGGCTAGGCCCATCacttctccgtgcctcagtttcttcctctgtgaaatggcCTACTTCCTTTAGCACATGTTACGGGGATCAAATGGAATATTAGCACCTCGATAagtacttattgaatgaatgaaaaaactaTAAAGCACATGCTAGGATATGATTTTTGCGTCACGTTGCATCATGTCATACTtcctgtttaaaattatttttattttattgtggtaaaatatatataacatgaaatatgcttttttaaccattttaagtgtacaattcagaggcattaattacatttgcagtgttgtgtgaccatcaccactgTTTTCAAAATGATTCCCATCACTCATCgaacttctttttgttttccctgAAACTACCTCTTTCACACTTCATAGGGCGCTCTCTCACACTGGGATTAAGCAAATTAATGGTCACCCCCTTCAGCCTGCGTTATTGTAGGCTTTGACTGCATGTCCTTTCCATTCTTTAGACTCCAGAGTCTTAATCCTGTTGGTCCATCTAAGCATCTCCTACCTCTGagtactgtgctaggtgctgggggtacaaaaaagaaaaagacaagggtTGAGAGTAGCTGGGAGACTGGTGCAGAGCCAGCTCATTAGAATATGGAAAGATATGCCCTGGCCTGAGTGTGTCAAGAGACCAAAGCAGAAAGCTGATTGCATTGGGAAGGGATGAAGTTCATTCCTTCTTTGAATCAGTAATCAGTAATCCAGTGCACCTGCCCATCCTAGGCACTCAGGGGAAATAGAGTCAAGTGAGACTCGGCCCGCCCTTGAACACTCTCTCACAGTGGAGTGTTGCCTATGCCCTTGGGATAGCTCTGGCCTAGAGCTTTCAAGAAGATGATGGCACTTGAGCTGCATCTTGATGGAGTTGCAAGAATTCATCAAGCACTCacagggagtgagggcaaagtgGGCATTCTGGCACAgagaacagcctgtgcaaaggcctggCTTGATGTGTTTGGGGGGCAGCGAGAAGGTTGGAGTCTCCAGGGCGGAGGAGAGCTCCAAGGCTGGGCTGGGTAGAGCATGAAGGAGCTAGCAGACATGGAAGATATGGGGACCCATCACAGGAGTTAGAATCGAGCTGGGGTAAGGCCTGGGTCTCAGCTTGGCTGGGAGATGAGCTCAGGCCTGGGACCACAGGTCAGGCCCTGACAGTCTCTCTGCGGACAGTTCCGTCGCACAGCACTGCACCGAGCTTCCCTGGAGGGCCACATGGAGATCCTGGAGAAGCTTCTGGAGAGTGGGGCCACTGTGGACTTCCAAGATCGGGTGAGCAAGAGGGCAGGTattgggtgggaggtgggaggtgggtcCAGCACCAGTAGACTCCCTCTCCCTGCAAACCTGTGCCAACGTGGGACACAAACAGGCTGCCTCGGGGGCCAGGCCCCACCTTTAGTgggttgtatgaccttgggcaggcctcCTCTCCTCCTGGAGCCTCTTCTGTAAATCTGGCTTGGCCTAGATGGGCCCCAAGGGTTCTTCTGCTCTGCTTGATCCATTGCCCAGCCACTGGAGTACCCCTGTCCCTTCCCTGACCCTTCCCCTGGATATCTCCCTGCCCTCTTGGCTGGAATCCTTTCCCCCAGGGCACTTTCTTCCCTGAAGCTCTGCGATTAGGCCCCATCCTTCTCCTCTAGCTGGATTGCACAGCCATGCACTGGGCCTGCCGTGGGGGCCACTTGGAGGTGGTGAAACTTCTGCAAAGCCGAGGGGCAGACACCAATGTGAGGGATAAGGTGAGGCAATAATGCTCACAGATATTGGGGTGGCTGTGGGGCAAGGGGGTGGGAGACAGAGGGCAGAAAAgcccaggaaggcaggaagaTAGTGAGCCAGTCTGGCTTCTGGAGTGGCTGTAGAGCCTAGGAGTGGATCCCTGCCATCAACTGCAGGCCCTTGGAGACCACGATTTGGAGATGGGAGCAGGAAgagcagaggagaggggaggagaagagatCCACTATCTTGGGGGCTTTGGGATTGCCCCAAAGATGCAGGATTTGTTCATCCATGCAATCCTTCatcatccttctttttttttttttttcctttttttttaatacatagtacttttttttaaaattttttatttatttattttctcccccaaagccccagtagacagttgtatgtcatagctgcacatccttctagttgctgtatgtgggacgcagcctcagcatggccggagaagcagtgcgtaggtgcgcacccgggatccgaaccccgggccgccagcagcggagcgcacgcacttaaccgctaagccacggggccggccctatttttcttttttttaattttatttatttatttttttaaattttttcccccaaagccccagtagatagttgtatgtcatagctgcacatccttctagttgctgtatgtgggacgcggcctcagcatggccagagaagcagtgcgtatgtgcgcacccgggatccgaacctgggccgccagcagcggagtgcgcgcacttaaccactaagccacggggccggccccatcatccttctatctatctgtttatctgtccctccatctatccatccattcatttattcattcgttcatttatttattcatccacaatttttattcattcattcctttgtatgtaaccgTGAACAAGTGACAGCCTCTGAGCCTctgttgctcatctgtaaaatgtcttACAGTATAGATTAGATGAGGAAATGTAtgtaaattacttattttttcaaCATAAGACTAATGTTTTGTGAGCTTTTGCCATGCCCATCGGATAGTCTTCTCTCAATAAATGGCAtctgttaaaattaaaagaaggaCAGAAGAGTGAGCAGTTGCTCGAAGCTGGGTGAGAGGGGAATCACAGAAGGCATCCCGGAGGAGGTGGCACGTAATGCTTCAGAGTTAGGCCATTGGATAGGATGGTGGGGAACTGTAGCATCCCTGCCCCTCCAGGGCTCAGGCCTTGGCACTAGGACTGGGGGAGGGGTTAGGCTAGAGCTCAGACAGCCCCTCTCCCAGAGGCACCACAGTCCAGGCCCCTTCAGCCAGCAGTTCCTGCTACTCCCCACCCAGCTGCTGAGCACCCCCCTGCATGTGGCAGTCCGGACGGGGCACGTGGAGATCGTGGAGCACTTTCTGTCCCTGGGCCTGGACATCAATGCCAAAGACAGAGTGAGTGTCCGGGTTCCCTCTTGCCCAGCCCCACTGTAGGGGTACAAGCAGCCTGAGGGCTCCCCCATGCCCGTGTGGGCCATGCTGAGTGTCACACTGGGTCTAGGAAGGGGACAGCGCCCTGCACGACGCCGTGAGGCTGAACCGCTACAAAATCATCAAACTGCTGCTCCTGCATGGGGCCGATATGATGACCAAGAACCTGGTGAGTTCATTCCTTCCCTGACTCAGTAATCAGTGTGCGCTGCTTGCCCAGGCCTTGTGCTGGGCGCTCGGAGGAAATACAGAACTGAGCAGGATTCGTCTGGAACACTCACAGTGGAGGATCTCTCTGGGCCCCTGGGGATTTGGGGCCCACCCGGCTTCCCAACTCTCTCCGTGCTTCTCTATGGCCAGAGTGCAAGTGCAGAGAAGCAGCCAGGAGGGGCAGTAAGAGGGCTTCTCCAAGGCCCCCAAATGGACCACAGGGGGCCCTACTGTCCAGGTTCAGGGAGGCCAAAATCGTGGAGggacagagctggaaggaagctcAGCACTTGGTGGGCATGACCATTCCTAGCAGACTGTGTTGGTTCCTGGTGGTCCCTGAGTTCTCAGGATCCTGTGTCCCCTAGTCCAAGCTCTTCTTTGGGGTCCAGAGCAATCACAAAGGGTAGGAGAATGGGGGTCCCCCTGACTCAGGAAAGGCTACAGGGATAATATGAAAGTCAGGAAGATTTAGGGTGTAGATGAGGGCTTCTCAACCGcggcattattgacattttgggctggataattctttgttatggggggactgtcctgtgcattgtaggatgtttaagcagcatccctggcctctactcaagATGCCAGTAGTACCCCTTCCCTCTCAATTGTTATaaccaaaaatgcctccagacaTCACCAGTTGCTCTTGGTTGGGAACAACTGGCATAGATGAGGGCACCTCCTGGTACAGACTTCTGCACAGAAACCAGATCTCCTCTTGGTTCCTCCAGGCAGGAAAGACCCCCACGGACCTGGTGCAGCTGTGGCAAGCTGACACTCGGCATGCTCTGCAGCACCCCGAGCCAGCGTCAGAACAGAACGGGCTGGAGGGGCCTGCTGAGAGTGGGCGAGAGACCCCCCAGCCTGTGCCAGCCCAGTAAACACCTGCCCCAGCCCAGCTGGGCACCCCGCCTGGCCCCTGCGTGCAGCTGGAGGGTCATAAGAATGGCCCCCAGAGCTgatgacccagccattcctctgTGCACAACCCGGGAGAACCCACAAGCTACCGcaataaaaaagtcatttttgctATGTGTggtgtttgtttctgtttgtgtCTGAAATATTTAGGAATGAAGGAAGACTGGGAGCAAGGATGGGCTCAGGGAAGACGGGCATTGGAGCGCTTTGGCCCCcctgagccagccctgtggctatTCCTCCCGAGGTCTCGAGGTCTGTCTCCTTGCTTCTTCCCTGCCACACCTCCTCACAAGTCCCAGCATGAATCAGCTTTGCGATGCACTTGTCCTGGGCCCCCCTCCTGGTGACTGCTGTCCTGTGGGGCTATGTGTGGGCAGCACAGGCTTGTCACACGGCAGCCTTGGCAGGAGGAGCCTGGCAGTGAAGTGGGGCAGCCAAGGGACTGTGATCACAGGCAGCCTCTTATCCAGCCCTGCTGCACCTCCCACAGGGCAAGGCGAGCTCAGCCAATCGGCTCTGGCAACTGCGGAACTGCCAAGCGGAAGCTGGCAAGTTCCTGGCTCTAGGGCTGGGAATTGTGGGAGGAGGGCTCAGGCCTCATTGGAGGTGCCTTTTTTTGTCCAGACCCCAGGAACCAGCACTTTCTCTGGCCAGAGGAACACTGGGTTGTGGCATTTCTTCAGCTACCCCCCAGAGGGAAGGAGGGCCCCCCCCCGGGGCCTGTAGGCCTAGCCTCTGACCCTGGGGCCACAcagcccaggcctgccccagCGCCAACAAGTCAGGGGGCAGCAAATATTTAACTAGACACATTGATCATTAACAAGGGTAGGAAGGAGTCCAAACTCAGCCTCCCTCCGGGGCAGAGACCAGCTGGGCCTCATGCCTCCTGTGGAGATGCTGGGCCCCCGAGTCTGGTCCTCTGTGAGGCAGGGGCTGAGCAGGGGCCTGTGCAGGAACAAGGGGGCCTGGGcctcaggggaggggaggaaggtggACATCGCAGGCATCTACCCCCCTGTGACCACCCCCTTCACTGCCACCGCAGAGGTGGATTATGAGAAACTGGAGGAGAATCTGCACAAACTGAGCACCTTCCCCTTCCGAGGTAAGTGGGGCGTGTCCACTGTGGGAGTCGGGGGAGACGTGAAGGACCCCAGCTTCCTCAGCCAGAGACCAGAGGAGGGTACGCAGGCTCTGTGTCGACAGGGAAGTTGACCCTGTGCTCAGGGACAGTTGGGTACCCCAGGCGTCATTTTATTATGGCAGAGGAACAGGGGGCACTGGTCTGGAGTCAGGAGACAGGCGGGAAGCTACCTGCTGGCCTGTGATCTTgggctgactctctcctgcctcagtttccacagctGTTAACTGCTGCAGTCCCTTCTTAGCTGAGCATTATTATGGGGATCTGATTAGATAACAGGTGTGAAAGCCCTTGGCAACCAGGCAGTGTGCAGATGTGAGGGCAGCCGGGGGGTGTCAGGCAGCAGCCCAGCCAGTGGTTTCATCTCCCTTAAAGCTGTATTTGCACTCTCTCCTCTGGGCAAATTCCCCTTGGCAGAATTAATTTCTATTGTGGACCCTCCAACTCATTTCCCCCTTTACAcgtgggcctctcctctctgaggTCAGGAACCAGATCATATTTGTGACTCTCAACGTACAACACAGCCACAGGCACAATAAATGAAGGCAGAAGAAGTGGTAAATTCCTCCCATCCTGCCCTGCCCACCCTCATCCATCACCCACAGTGATTCCCCAAGGCAGTACTCTCAATAGTCCCGTTTCACAGATGGGAAGCTGGGGCTCAGAGTGACACGgtcactttcccaaggtcactcagctcataaatggctgagctgggatttgaaccgggTCTGACCGCACGGCCATGCTCTGTTTCGCTCCACTGCACTGACTGCTGAGTTGCTGAACCAGATGATTTCAACAAAGCCTGGTCGGCACCAGCTTTGGGAACGGAGCGATTCTGAGTGGGGCAGTGCAGTGGAGCAGTTAAGAACATGGGCACTAGAGTCAAATcgcagctctgccactgacttacTGTGAGATgatctctctaaacctcagtctccccatctgacaCATGGGAGTAATAATGCCCATCTCACAGGATGGTTGGGAGAAAAATCTGAGACAATGCAAGTGAAAGCATGCTGTAAATTGTAAAAAGTGATATACATTAGAAGGTATTGAGCCAAAGACAACAATTATTAGAATGACTGTACAATTGGCATTGTGGGCAAAGCTGCTTTGGGACAGTGACCACTGGCCTGACTGAGACCCCATTCATATCTCAGGGCTGAGGTGATGTGACCCTTCCCTCGGGGACAAGGAATGCCCTAGGGACACCCACATGGAGCAATGACACAAACCCTAAGGAAATTTCTGCTGGGGCTCAGCTCATTGAGGCCAGAAGGTATGGGCTGAGACCTGGTTCTCTTGAAGCAAAGTGAGAAGCTCACTGAATCTCTAAGAGGAGAGAAAGCTCTGCTTCACCTTCCAGGTTCAAGGACACAATagtgcagggggtggggagggtggactTTGCATCTGGTATCTGCCTGCCATCCAGAGAATCCACAGAGACCCTCGGGCTCTCTTTGGACCCTTCTTCCCCCCGCCCTGATTCCTGCAGAGGGCCTGGTGGTGCCGGGGTACACAGGGTGTGGTGGACTTGGCAGCTGCTAGTCCATCTCCCATGCAACCCACACAGGCGCCTGCACTCACCTCATGTCTCTCTTACACACTTGGGGGGCAGTGGCCATGTAGAAAGAGCCCAGCATCTCGCATTAGAAGACTTGGGTAAGAATCCTGGTTCTGCCTGTTATGGCGACCTTGGATAAATCACTGACCCTCTCTA
This genomic stretch from Diceros bicornis minor isolate mBicDic1 chromosome 6, mDicBic1.mat.cur, whole genome shotgun sequence harbors:
- the ANKRD2 gene encoding LOW QUALITY PROTEIN: ankyrin repeat domain-containing protein 2 (The sequence of the model RefSeq protein was modified relative to this genomic sequence to represent the inferred CDS: deleted 1 base in 1 codon), which translates into the protein MAKAPGGAGWGALAYKAPKALWPAEAVTDGTMADSEAVQRATELIEQRLAEEEENEKLRGTTHGKKLPLDMLVLEDEKNHGAQSPALQKVKGQERVRKTSLDLRREIIDVGGIQNLIKLRKKRKQKKREALAAPQEPPPEPEEITGPVDGETFLKAAVEGKMKVIEKFLADGGSPDTCDQFRRTALHRASLEGHMEILEKLLESGATVDFQDRLDCTAMHWACRGGHLEVVKLLQSRGADTNVRDKLLSTPLHVAVRTGHVEIVEHFLSLGLDINAKDREGDSALHDAVRLNRYKIIKLLLLHGADMMTKNLAGKTPTDLVQLWQADTRHALQHPEPASEQNGLEGPAESGRETPQPVPAQ